From one Physeter macrocephalus isolate SW-GA chromosome 18, ASM283717v5, whole genome shotgun sequence genomic stretch:
- the OR5V1 gene encoding olfactory receptor 5V1: MEGENHTLSEFIILGFSDLNDLQFLLFTIFLMIYLCTLGGNIFIILVTLADTRLYTPMYFFLRNLAFLDICYTTTNVPQMMVHLLSKKKSISCGGCVAQLFAFLFFVGVECLLLAAMAYDRYIAICKPLRYSVIMNKVLYRQLAAWCWTGGFLNSVVHTVLTFHLPFCGNNKIHYFFCDIPPLLILSCGDTSINELVLLFIGVFIGWAPFLGIILSYLYIISTILRIHSSEGRQKAFSTCACHLVIVLLYYGSSIFTYVRPISSYSLAKDQLISVLYSVVTPMLNPIIYTLRNKDIRKGLRAVGENVVAFTLHFP; the protein is encoded by the coding sequence ATGGAAGGAGAAAATCACACTCTGTCCGAATTTATCATCTTAGGATTCTCTGACCTAAATGATTTGCAATTTTTACTCTTTACCATATTTCTTATGATCTACCTCTGTAccctgggaggaaatattttcattattttggtaACATTGGCTGATACACGACTCTATACCCCcatgtattttttccttaggAATTTGGCCTTTCTGGATATCTGCTACACCACCACTAATGTCCCCCAAATGATGGTGCATCTCCtatcaaagaagaaaagcatttcCTGTGGGGGCTGTGTGGCTCaactttttgcatttcttttctttgtgggagTAGAGTGTCTTTTGCTGGCAGCAATGGCATATGATCGTTACATTGCAATCTGCAAACCTTTAAGGTATTCAGTTATTATGAACAAGGTCCTGTATCGCCAGTTAGCAGCCTGGTGCTGGACTGGTGGTTTCCTCAACTCAGTGGTGCACACAGTATTGACATTCCACTTGCCCTTCTGTGGTAACAACAAGAttcattatttcttctgtgaCATCCCCCCTTTGCTGATTTTGTCTTGTGGGGACACTTCCATCAATGAGTTGGTGTTACTCTTCATTGGGGTCTTCATTGGATGGGCTCCTTTTCTGGGTATCATCCTTTCCTATCTCTACATTATCTCTACCATCTTGAGGATCCACTCCTCAGAGGGGAGACAAAAGGCCTTTTCTACCTGTGCCTGTCACCTGGTCATTGTCCTTCTCTACTATGGCAGCTCCATCTTCACATATGTACGACCCATCTCATCTTACTCATTGGCAAAAGACCAGCTGATCTCAGTACTGTACAGTGTTGTCACCCCCATGTTAAATCCCATAATTTACACTTTGAGGAATAAGGATATTAGAAAGGGCCTGAGAGCTGTGGGAGAAAATGTAGTAGCCTTCACACTTCATTTCCCTTGA
- the LOC112064364 gene encoding LOW QUALITY PROTEIN: olfactory receptor 2B11-like (The sequence of the model RefSeq protein was modified relative to this genomic sequence to represent the inferred CDS: deleted 1 base in 1 codon; substituted 1 base at 1 genomic stop codon), with protein MDLNNESHPEEFILLGFTDRPWLELPLCIVLLLTYPMAMVGNIAIILVSKSDPHLHSPMYFFLTNLSFLGMCYTTSIVPQMRFNLGTSEKTISHTGCAVQLYFFHIMGSTECLLLTIMSFDRYVAICKPLHYTLNMNQQVCILLVATVWLSGMTYAVSEATITLQLPLCGHNTLDHLLCEIPILIKTACGEKGANELTLSVVCIFLLAVPLCLILASSASIGHTAFKIKSSEGRKKDFGTYSSHLIVVFLLYGPGISMXLQPCSSTSRDQPKFTALFYGVVTPTLNPFIYSLRSKDVKAALGNLVRSIFTSKG; from the exons ATGGATCTAAATAACGAGAGCCATCCCGAAGAGTTTATTCTACTAGGCTTTACTGACCGCCCTTGGCTAGAGCTTCCTCTATGCATTGTTCTGCTTTTAACATACCCCATGGCCATGGTGGGAAACATAGCCATCATTCTGGTGTCCAAGTCAGACCCCCATCTGCACAGCCCCATGTATTTCTTCCTCACCAACCTCTCCTTTTTGGGCATGTGCTACACCACAAGCATTGTTCCTCAGATGCGGTTTAACCTGGGAACTTCTGAGAAGACAATCAGCCATACGGGGTGTGCagttcagctttattttttccacataatG GGGAGCACAGAATGTCTGCTTTTGACCATTATGTCTTTTGATCGCtatgtggccatctgcaagcctcTACACTACACCCTCAACATGAATCAGCAGGTCTGCATCTTATTGGTGGCCACTGTGTGGCTGAGTGGAATGACCTATGCTGTCTCAGAGGCCACAATTACATTACAGTTACCACTGTGTGGTCACAATACACTGGATCACTTATTGTGTGAGATTCCTATTCTGATAAAGACTGCCTGTGGTGAAAAGGGTGCTAATGAGCTCACACTCTCTGTGGTATGCATTTTTTTGTTAGCTGTGCCACTATGCTTAATTCTTGCTTCCTCTGCTTCTATTGGACATACTGCATTTAAGATTAAATCCTCTGAAGGACGAAAAAAAGACTTTGGGACATATTCTTcccatctcattgtagttttcttaCTTTATGGCCCAGGCATTAGTATGTAGCTTCAGCCCTGCTCCTCTACCTCAAGGGACCAGCCCAAGTTCACGGCTCTCTTCTATGGAGTGGTGACTCCTACACTCAACCCTTTCATCTACAGTCTGAGAAGTAAGGATGTAAAGGCGGCACTGGGCAACCTGGTGAGGAGCATTTTCACTTCCAAGGGATAG